A single window of Undibacterium sp. 5I1 DNA harbors:
- a CDS encoding RHS repeat-associated core domain-containing protein: MSFVTYMKKQTLKTTGLLLSLSSRLSISLILTLSLALGGISQVLAETTSSGAVGKGIIHTNDVGAETVIYVHTDGLGSPVAKTDQNGTRLTQTKYEAYGMTVAGSDVPTIGFTGHVNDADTGLTYMQQRYYDPVAARFLSEDPVLTDANTGSGFNRYVYANNNPYKFVDPDGRNPWALRLAYAAGYETATALGAPILGGLIATVIWDVVHSDVFKSEPKKNDASDAPKTGDKSDTKADVGISSSLPKPPTGPGSVPNDERDPKRFFTPGEREAKRGEQGNKCGNGCGTDIDQSNSTGHHEIRHADGGPTTPENHVEVCKVCHTELHNGK; the protein is encoded by the coding sequence ATGAGCTTCGTCACTTATATGAAAAAACAGACGCTTAAAACAACGGGCTTGTTGCTTAGTTTGAGTTCGAGACTGAGCATAAGCCTGATCCTGACTCTGAGCTTAGCCCTAGGAGGGATTAGCCAGGTTTTAGCCGAGACGACGAGTTCAGGCGCTGTGGGCAAAGGCATCATCCACACCAACGACGTCGGCGCAGAAACCGTCATCTATGTTCACACCGACGGATTAGGCAGTCCGGTAGCGAAGACGGATCAAAACGGGACTCGTCTTACCCAGACCAAATACGAAGCCTATGGCATGACGGTGGCGGGCAGTGACGTGCCGACGATCGGTTTCACGGGTCATGTGAATGACGCTGACACCGGTTTGACTTATATGCAGCAGCGCTACTATGATCCTGTGGCTGCTCGGTTTTTATCTGAGGACCCCGTTCTTACGGATGCGAATACTGGTAGCGGATTTAATCGCTATGTCTACGCAAATAATAACCCTTACAAATTTGTTGATCCTGATGGACGAAATCCTTGGGCTCTTCGCTTGGCCTATGCGGCTGGTTACGAAACAGCTACAGCACTAGGCGCACCGATTCTTGGTGGTTTAATTGCGACGGTAATTTGGGATGTTGTTCACAGTGATGTCTTTAAATCAGAGCCTAAGAAAAATGATGCATCTGATGCACCAAAGACAGGTGATAAAAGCGACACGAAGGCAGATGTCGGTATTTCGAGCTCTTTACCAAAGCCACCAACAGGGCCAGGTAGCGTACCTAATGATGAAAGAGACCCGAAGCGCTTTTTCACCCCAGGGGAACGTGAAGCGAAACGAGGAGAGCAAGGTAACAAATGCGGAAACGGTTGTGGGACAGACATCGATCAGTCAAACTCGACCGGCCATCACGAAATACGCCATGCCGATGGAGGACCCACAACACCAGAAAATCACGTAGAGGTTTGCAAAGTTTGTCATACCGAACTTCATAATGGAAAGTAA
- a CDS encoding RHS repeat-associated core domain-containing protein — MYTGLTYMQQRYYDPAAGRFLSEDPVLTDANTGTGFNRYVYASNNPYRYIDPNGRAECTTDGNGCKHYGTPQKTDPNDRSGHAKASAKIGEQLSKQGAKEVHYNRPFSAITGNPAAGLQRADVAAVWSDNSVSTVEVISPMQTPASQIAKGEAMQAKLNSIGRAGTANTVSIGEGLSGVAIKGVGSLSILSPVVRAFELQKMGGAGSPIPVGIGIGYMGG; from the coding sequence GTGTACACCGGTTTGACGTATATGCAGCAGCGGTACTATGATCCTGCGGCGGGACGATTCTTGAGTGAAGATCCGGTGCTCACGGATGCTAATACCGGAACTGGATTTAATCGCTATGTCTATGCATCTAATAATCCGTATCGGTATATTGATCCTAACGGCCGAGCTGAATGTACGACAGATGGCAATGGTTGTAAACACTACGGAACTCCCCAAAAAACTGACCCAAATGACAGGAGTGGACACGCCAAAGCGAGTGCCAAGATTGGAGAGCAATTGTCAAAACAAGGCGCTAAAGAGGTGCATTACAATCGCCCGTTTTCAGCGATCACTGGAAATCCGGCTGCTGGCCTTCAAAGAGCTGACGTTGCAGCCGTCTGGTCAGACAATAGTGTAAGTACAGTTGAAGTTATATCTCCCATGCAGACACCAGCATCACAGATCGCAAAAGGAGAAGCAATGCAAGCTAAATTAAATAGTATTGGTCGTGCGGGTACTGCAAATACCGTCTCCATTGGTGAAGGCTTGTCCGGCGTTGCTATAAAAGGGGTGGGTAGTTTGAGCATATTGAGCCCAGTTGTTCGTGCATTTGAACTTCAAAAAATGGGGGGAGCTGGTTCACCCATCCCCGTAGGTATTGGTATAGGTTATATGGGGGGGTAA